One genomic region from Haloarcula taiwanensis encodes:
- a CDS encoding succinate dehydrogenase, which translates to MAQHYSSFDRGGRRWLFQRLTAVFLIGVLAFHFMLLHFVNHAADITFLGTQARMSQVSYFATMWLFLVTATFHGVNGVYNALVNQGLTGSQKNAVKYMLGIAGLLLVVQGTRVSLAMTTLV; encoded by the coding sequence ATGGCACAGCACTACTCCTCCTTTGACCGCGGCGGCCGTCGCTGGCTGTTCCAGCGCCTGACAGCGGTGTTCCTGATCGGCGTGCTCGCGTTCCACTTCATGCTGTTGCACTTCGTGAACCACGCCGCAGATATCACGTTCCTGGGCACGCAGGCCCGAATGAGTCAGGTCAGCTACTTCGCGACGATGTGGCTGTTCCTCGTGACCGCGACGTTCCACGGCGTCAACGGCGTGTACAACGCGCTGGTCAACCAGGGACTCACCGGTTCCCAGAAAAACGCAGTCAAATATATGCTCGGCATCGCCGGCCTCCTGCTCGTCGTGCAGGGGACCCGCGTGTCGCTGGCCATGACGACCCTCGTCTGA
- a CDS encoding serine O-acetyltransferase codes for MFDRLKADIRTALAKDPAATSAIEVALTYPGLHAIWAYRVAHWLWTNDWTLLARLVSHITRFLTGVEIHPAAEVGDRVFIDHGMGIVIGETAEIGDDVLLYHGVTLGGTSMRREKRHPTVEDGATVGADASIMGPITVGENASVGAGAVVVDDVAPETTVVGNPAEPVGADGVTSPNPDPIIADG; via the coding sequence CCGACTGAAAGCGGATATCCGTACAGCACTCGCAAAGGACCCGGCGGCGACCAGTGCCATAGAGGTCGCGCTCACCTATCCCGGCCTGCACGCGATCTGGGCCTACCGGGTCGCGCACTGGCTCTGGACCAACGACTGGACGCTGCTCGCCAGACTCGTCTCCCACATCACGCGGTTCCTGACAGGCGTCGAGATTCATCCCGCCGCGGAGGTCGGCGACCGCGTATTCATCGACCACGGGATGGGTATCGTCATCGGTGAGACGGCCGAGATCGGCGACGACGTGCTCCTGTACCACGGCGTGACGCTCGGCGGCACGTCCATGCGACGGGAGAAGCGCCACCCGACAGTCGAAGACGGCGCGACCGTCGGTGCTGACGCCTCGATAATGGGACCGATTACCGTCGGAGAAAACGCCTCCGTCGGCGCTGGCGCTGTCGTCGTTGACGACGTGGCGCCGGAGACGACAGTCGTCGGCAACCCGGCGGAACCAGTCGGTGCGGACGGTGTCACTTCACCGAATCCAGACCCTATCATCGCCGACGGGTAA
- a CDS encoding 3-methyladenine DNA glycosylase, with amino-acid sequence MSDSPHEALRADPDIGPLVAAHGELTLDPASDLFERLVVSILRQQVSMASAAATRERLFDAVTVTPAGIREADDEVLRDAGLSRQKTRYVNEVADTFLDHGYSLETFADASDEEIREALTAITGVGDWTANMQLLFAFGREDVFPVGDLGIRKGFEAVVGEGYSRAEMREYAERWSPYRSYASLYLWRASEDISESVAEVRED; translated from the coding sequence ATGAGTGACTCGCCACACGAGGCGTTACGTGCGGACCCCGACATCGGGCCGCTGGTCGCGGCACACGGCGAACTCACGCTTGACCCCGCATCAGACCTCTTTGAGCGACTCGTCGTTTCGATTCTCCGCCAGCAAGTGTCGATGGCGTCGGCCGCCGCAACGCGAGAGCGGCTGTTCGACGCCGTCACCGTGACGCCGGCGGGCATCAGAGAGGCAGATGACGAGGTGCTCCGGGATGCTGGTCTCTCGCGGCAGAAGACTCGTTACGTCAACGAGGTCGCCGACACGTTTCTGGACCATGGCTACTCGCTGGAGACGTTCGCGGACGCCAGTGACGAGGAGATCCGCGAGGCCCTGACAGCGATTACGGGTGTCGGCGACTGGACTGCAAATATGCAACTCCTGTTCGCGTTCGGCCGCGAAGACGTGTTCCCGGTCGGCGACCTCGGCATCCGCAAGGGGTTCGAAGCCGTCGTCGGAGAGGGGTACAGCCGCGCAGAGATGCGCGAGTACGCCGAGCGGTGGTCGCCGTATCGGAGCTACGCGAGCCTGTATCTGTGGCGGGCCAGCGAGGATATCTCCGAGAGCGTCGCCGAAGTGCGCGAGGACTGA
- a CDS encoding succinate dehydrogenase, cytochrome b556 subunit, producing the protein MSQSYNRGTVEDFGRWREFTAGMWAWIFHKFTGWVLVGYLFTHIAVLSTSVGVDPASAQAGTDLYTSTLSGLESLLIVRFLEVGLLAVAVFHILNGIRLLMVDLGVGLESQDKSFYASLVLTGAIVVASVPTFLGGKLL; encoded by the coding sequence ATGAGTCAGTCTTACAATCGCGGCACCGTCGAGGACTTCGGACGGTGGCGGGAGTTCACGGCCGGGATGTGGGCCTGGATCTTCCACAAGTTCACCGGCTGGGTTCTCGTGGGCTACCTGTTCACCCACATCGCGGTGCTGAGCACTTCGGTCGGCGTCGATCCGGCGAGCGCACAGGCAGGCACCGACCTCTACACCAGCACGCTCAGCGGCCTCGAATCGCTGCTGATCGTCCGGTTCCTCGAAGTCGGGCTCCTGGCCGTCGCCGTCTTCCACATCCTCAACGGGATTCGACTGCTGATGGTTGACCTCGGCGTTGGGCTGGAATCGCAGGACAAGAGCTTCTACGCCTCGCTCGTGCTGACGGGCGCCATCGTCGTCGCAAGCGTGCCGACGTTCCTCGGGGGGAAACTACTCTAA
- a CDS encoding ATP-dependent carboxylate-amine ligase: MSDQDLTVGVLSLHSSKESKAILNAVDEMGYGTEWLRAENTAVSVADGEMTLNPSVDVVANRLLLSSSEHPAEGIGLGMTISRLAPMLNEPMAATTALHKFASAAALADAGVPVPDALLALSSDMLNEERDRFGDRAVYKTAIGTHGGGTWMVDIENQVNAQVGGRYAFLQEYMEHDEKRHHDLRVYVVGDQIVGAMNRYAPEGEWRTNVALGGDVEDMTGKLPERVREIALDSVEAIGLDYAGVDIVQSDDGYYVLEVNPTAGFRGLFKASGVSPAPYIAQLAIERAGGSVDDETVERLSDRLDDSKPACTPKKPQPQAQENVVVGYIEEVVVTGTQGTKSVLAKSDTGATRTSIDAKLAAEIGTGPILDIVKIKSGSLKSGRSRPVVDLVVGVGGTQHTVTASVEDRGHMDYPLLLGRDILKHYQVDVTRRADDESDVETEEEEQSEE, encoded by the coding sequence ATGAGCGACCAAGACCTCACAGTGGGTGTTCTCAGTCTCCACTCAAGCAAAGAATCGAAGGCGATTCTGAACGCGGTCGACGAGATGGGCTACGGAACGGAGTGGCTTCGCGCGGAAAACACTGCGGTCAGCGTTGCTGACGGCGAGATGACACTCAACCCAAGTGTCGACGTCGTTGCGAACCGACTGCTGCTGTCAAGCAGCGAACACCCTGCCGAAGGGATCGGACTGGGGATGACCATCAGCCGGCTCGCACCGATGTTGAACGAGCCAATGGCGGCGACGACGGCCTTACACAAGTTTGCGAGCGCTGCCGCATTGGCCGACGCCGGCGTCCCGGTCCCGGACGCGTTGCTCGCGCTGTCGAGCGATATGTTAAACGAGGAGCGGGACCGCTTCGGTGACCGCGCGGTGTACAAGACGGCCATCGGCACTCACGGCGGCGGAACGTGGATGGTCGACATCGAAAACCAGGTCAACGCACAGGTCGGGGGCCGCTACGCGTTCTTACAGGAGTACATGGAACACGACGAGAAACGCCACCACGACCTCCGCGTGTACGTCGTCGGCGACCAGATCGTCGGCGCGATGAACCGCTACGCGCCCGAGGGCGAGTGGCGGACCAACGTCGCGCTGGGCGGCGACGTTGAGGACATGACCGGCAAGCTCCCCGAGCGGGTCAGGGAGATAGCCCTCGACTCGGTGGAGGCAATCGGGCTGGACTACGCCGGCGTCGACATTGTGCAAAGCGACGACGGGTACTACGTGCTCGAAGTCAACCCCACCGCCGGATTCCGCGGCCTGTTCAAGGCAAGTGGTGTCAGCCCCGCTCCCTATATCGCCCAGCTCGCCATCGAGCGCGCTGGCGGGAGTGTCGACGACGAAACTGTCGAACGGCTCTCGGACCGACTCGACGACTCCAAGCCCGCGTGTACGCCGAAAAAGCCACAGCCGCAGGCGCAGGAGAACGTCGTCGTGGGCTACATCGAGGAGGTCGTCGTCACCGGGACCCAGGGGACCAAGTCCGTCCTCGCGAAGTCCGACACGGGTGCGACCAGAACTAGTATCGACGCCAAACTCGCCGCGGAAATCGGAACGGGACCGATTCTCGACATCGTGAAAATCAAGTCCGGGAGCCTCAAGTCCGGTCGGTCGCGCCCGGTCGTCGACCTTGTCGTCGGTGTTGGCGGGACCCAGCACACCGTCACCGCAAGCGTCGAAGACCGCGGGCACATGGACTACCCGTTGTTGCTGGGACGGGACATCCTCAAGCACTATCAGGTCGACGTGACCCGCCGTGCCGACGACGAGTCAGACGTGGAGACCGAAGAAGAGGAACAGAGCGAGGAGTAA
- a CDS encoding succinate dehydrogenase translates to MSTQIEQQETETEADEETEPEVESPGDRRRAQRDERQAQEQAQREVEEETLDDEDTITLKVFRYDPEVEGKQEPRFDDFRVPFHKGMTILDALIYARDHYDSSLTFRHSCRQAVCGSDALFVNGRQRLGCKTQISELEDPIRIEPLPHQEVVKDLVVDMEHFYDQMEAVEPYFDADELPEDELEEQRQTRENREKVKMSTRCIWCGACMSSCNIAAGDNEYLGPAAINKAYRFAMDEREGENRKQERLRIIEQEHGVWRCQTQFSCTEVCPKDIPLTEHIQELKREAVKNNLKFW, encoded by the coding sequence ATGAGCACGCAAATCGAACAACAGGAGACCGAAACGGAGGCCGACGAGGAGACAGAGCCCGAGGTCGAATCCCCGGGTGACCGTCGGCGCGCACAGCGAGACGAACGACAGGCACAGGAGCAGGCCCAGCGAGAAGTCGAAGAGGAGACGCTCGACGACGAAGACACGATCACGCTGAAGGTGTTCCGCTATGACCCCGAAGTCGAGGGGAAGCAGGAACCACGGTTCGACGACTTCCGCGTCCCGTTCCACAAGGGGATGACTATCCTCGATGCCCTCATCTACGCACGGGACCACTACGACTCATCGCTGACCTTCCGACACTCCTGCCGGCAGGCCGTCTGTGGATCCGATGCGCTGTTTGTCAACGGGAGACAGCGACTCGGCTGCAAGACGCAGATATCCGAGCTCGAGGACCCCATCCGTATCGAGCCACTGCCCCATCAGGAGGTCGTGAAGGACCTCGTCGTCGACATGGAGCACTTCTACGACCAGATGGAGGCCGTCGAGCCGTACTTCGACGCCGACGAGCTCCCTGAGGACGAACTCGAAGAGCAACGCCAGACCCGGGAGAACCGCGAAAAGGTCAAGATGTCCACGCGGTGTATCTGGTGTGGCGCGTGCATGTCCTCGTGTAACATCGCCGCCGGCGACAACGAGTACCTCGGCCCCGCCGCCATCAACAAGGCCTACCGGTTCGCGATGGACGAACGCGAAGGCGAGAACCGCAAGCAGGAGCGCCTGCGTATCATCGAACAGGAACACGGCGTCTGGCGCTGCCAGACCCAGTTCTCCTGTACCGAAGTGTGTCCGAAGGACATCCCGCTGACAGAGCACATCCAGGAGCTCAAGCGGGAAGCAGTCAAGAACAACCTCAAATTCTGGTAG
- a CDS encoding deacylase translates to MGKAEPFTYDGGIVSPGETRNIRYTVSETYLGDAVRMPVTIVNGERPGPTVFLTAAAHGDELNGIEVVREVAHEWDHEGLAGTLICLPVLNVPAFLAQERYLPIYDRDLNRSFPGDPDSTSAKRMAHKIFRNFLAPCDVGLDFHTSTRGRTNMLHVRADMDDPSVARVANAFASNVIISSDGPSGSLRRELSDSGVPTITIEMGEAHRFQRPLIDSALESVRSVLAEFGLRDSDTVRWPGWRTVIDDSGEKTWIRADSGGLVDMHYDRGDLVYEDDVICTIANPFKTENTLMRAPFTGLLVGILENPLVYPGNPLCHLVRLDDRTQRAIEWNRRTDDDDW, encoded by the coding sequence ATGGGCAAGGCCGAGCCGTTCACCTACGACGGGGGAATTGTGTCGCCGGGGGAGACCCGCAACATTCGCTATACGGTCAGCGAGACGTATCTGGGGGATGCCGTCCGAATGCCGGTTACCATCGTCAACGGGGAACGGCCCGGTCCGACAGTGTTTCTCACCGCAGCGGCACACGGCGACGAACTCAACGGCATCGAGGTCGTCCGGGAAGTGGCCCACGAGTGGGACCACGAGGGGCTGGCGGGGACGCTAATCTGTCTCCCGGTGCTGAACGTCCCTGCGTTTCTGGCACAGGAGCGATACCTGCCCATCTACGACAGAGACCTGAACCGCTCGTTCCCCGGTGACCCCGACTCGACGAGCGCCAAGCGGATGGCACACAAGATTTTCCGGAACTTCCTGGCCCCCTGTGACGTGGGCCTCGATTTCCACACGTCAACACGCGGGCGAACTAACATGCTCCATGTCCGGGCAGACATGGACGACCCGTCAGTCGCGCGGGTCGCGAACGCCTTCGCGTCGAACGTCATCATCTCCTCTGACGGCCCGTCAGGGTCGCTCCGGCGGGAACTGAGCGATTCGGGCGTCCCAACGATCACGATAGAGATGGGCGAAGCCCACCGGTTCCAGCGACCGCTTATCGACTCGGCACTGGAGAGCGTCCGGTCGGTGCTCGCGGAGTTTGGCCTCCGTGACTCCGATACGGTCCGGTGGCCGGGCTGGCGGACAGTCATCGACGACAGTGGCGAGAAAACCTGGATACGGGCGGACTCGGGCGGTTTAGTGGACATGCACTACGACCGCGGCGACCTGGTGTATGAAGACGACGTGATCTGTACGATCGCGAACCCGTTCAAGACGGAGAACACGCTGATGCGTGCGCCGTTTACCGGCCTGCTGGTCGGCATCCTCGAGAATCCACTGGTGTATCCCGGGAACCCCCTCTGTCACCTTGTCAGACTTGATGACCGGACACAGCGCGCAATCGAGTGGAACCGTCGGACGGACGACGACGATTGGTAA